The following coding sequences lie in one Xylocopa sonorina isolate GNS202 chromosome 7, iyXylSono1_principal, whole genome shotgun sequence genomic window:
- the LOC143425099 gene encoding uncharacterized protein LOC143425099: MNMNQEQLLSTQIYYKYQNNLGFSEDAPINIQWWKETSITDMVTQSDFQHDAISSTNNSLTNYFLPNEPTNARFSNSSEKAAIPTRSKQLKRSKIVNDKESLRRTKHPELWKVNIKKTARLRGEEYIGVGGKIVPAKIMGPPCKCRMRCTEKVNEMARKELHNFFWKTFNWEQRKQCVALSVKESPKQRTRCRGNVKSGHRRQVTFTYSLLLNGEFITVCKCMFLSTFALSEKFVRHVMDKKRISPEGIIGPDQRGKHSPKTKKTENVKDRVREHIKSFPTEKSTDPLNCTGKRYLDSKLSIVAMHKLYISKCKAEGVPDSDIVKESYYREMFKTEFTLGFK, translated from the exons ATGAATATGAACCAAGAACAACTATTGTCTACCCAAATCTATTACAAGTATCAAAATAATTTAG GTTTTTCAGAAGATGCACCAATAAATATCCAATGGTGGAAAGAAACATCTATTACAGATATGGTTACACAATCTGACTTTCAACATGATGCAATATCCTCAACAAACAATTCATTAACAA ATTATTTTTTACCGAATGAACCAACGAATGCTCGGTTCTCAAATTCATCAGAAAAAGCAGCAATACCTACGAGATCTAAGCAACTGAAAAGATCAAAAATTGTAAATGACAAAGAGTCTTTAAGACGTACAAAACATCCAGAGTTATGGAAAGTGAACATAAAAAAAACTGCTAGACTTAGAGGTGAAGAGTATATAGGAGTTGGGGGAAAAATAGTGCCTGCAAAAATAATGGGACCACCTTGTAAATGCCGCATGCGTTGCACCGAGAAAGTAAATGAAATGGCACGAAAAGAGTTACATAATTTCTTTTGGAAAACATTTAATTGGGAGCAACGAAAACAGTGTGTTGCATTGTCAGTTAAAGAATCACCAAAACAACGAACTCGATGTCGGGGGAACGTTAAATCGGGGCATCGCAGACAAGTTACTTTCACTTATTCTCTTTTATTGAATGGAGAATTTAttacagtatgtaaatgcatgTTCCTTAGCACATTCGCATTGTCCGAAAAGTTCGTACGTCATGTGATGGATAAAAAAAGAATATCACCTGAGGGAATAATAGGACCAGATCAAAGAGGAAAGCATTCACCAAAGACTAAAAAAACCGAAAACGTTAAAGACCGCGTACGCGAACATATTAAATCGTTTCCAACAGAAAAATCTACAGATCCATTGAATTGTACAGGTAAAAGATATTTAGATTCTAAATTAAGTATAGTTGCTATGCATAAACTTTATATATCAAAATGTAAAGCAGAAGGTGTTCCAGACAGTGATATAGTTAAGGAAAGTTATTACAGGGAAATGTTTAAGACAGAGTTTACACTTGGTTTTAAATGA